Genomic segment of Malus domestica chromosome 15, GDT2T_hap1:
TCTTGGAATGGAATTTAACGGAATGCCCATGAATAGGGTCAACCCTTATTCCATGGTATTTACATgatatttctctttctttttcttaaacAAGTCCCCGAGAGGGCTTTAGTTGATCCACAATTTAGGATGAAATTAACCAGCCACAAACATGTGGGATCTTTATTTAACACAAACTTTTCAATCTCTCAACCAATAAAAAACCAAGACTTGTTTGAAAATTTAACATAGAATCAACACCAAATCAACAACTCTTAAGGTGGAATGCTCTTTACTAAAGTTTCCAGCAAACAATAACACCATGATCTACCTTCGTTCGTGATTTTTGACTTTTCTAATGTAGGAAAGTATTTAAGATGATAAAGAGCAAATCCTGGATCTAGAGTCTGCAAAAGAGAAGGCAATCCAATACCTGAAACAGCGCGAAATGGATAAGATTAAGAATCAAATGAGGCCGACCAAACCAAAAGTATTTGTCGGAGCCTTGTACTAGAGGAATCCCTTGAACCACTGCATGCTTTTCGGTAATTTCAAGAGCCATTTTTGTCAGGATGGCTTGAAGTTTTGTTCCAACAAGTAAGATTATCTGAAATTATGTAAACGGTCAGAAACTTCAGTTTTTTCAACTAAATGCGATTAATCTTTCACAGGAATACAATTTTTTACCATGAGAGGGATCAAGGATGCCCAAAATAGTAACTGCCATCCTGAAAGAACATTATTACACAGGAAAGTCAATCAACTAAACTGAACTTTAAAGTCGGATTAATATTTCGCAAAGGATTTTTTTTGGAAAGAAGTAGCTTACCATTAACATTAAGGAGCAAAAAGATGACAAATGATGCCCACAATACAGGACTGCCAACGAAATGAACAAATAATTCAGGACGAACTAAATGAGGCAAGATTGGCTTGTGAAATCTACACTGGTGAAAGATAAGAAGCAGATAATAAATATTGCTATTACCTAACTCCAACGACAACCTTGAAGTCATCCTCTAACGATCTCTTGATATATTTTTGGAAGTTAAATTTTCTTCCTGCGCCTAAATGAACCTGTAAATATGGCATTTCTATAAAATGAAATGACACATTCAATGTGGAATTCTGAAATTTGTGAAATTGATGAAACTTACAGTGATGAATCCATTGCGCACTGTTAAGTAGTCAGACTTACTAACTGACCTAAAAAATTGTCGAAAGAAACATCCCTGCAAAACATAAATTTTCCAGAAGCTCAGGCTTAACATATACTATGAGAACAAATCCAGAACCTTGAGATTACCAACATGAAGAACGACAACGAAAAAAAATGTTGGAGACTTACGACATAAAAGAAGAATGGAATCCTAGTCCAGAAACTGGTGTGTGCTCTAACAAATGATGTCTCATGAGTAAGTCTGAATCTCGAAGGATCTGGCATGGACACATAATCAAGTTTAGCTTCCAACATAGATCTTTGCTGTCAAGGCATAAGATTTGAATATTTGTATTGACGACTGAGGGATGAATGCCTCAAAGGATTATATACCGTTGGAGAACTCATAGTTATGAGTTGAAGTCTCTGCCTCCCACTGCTTCCAGCCTCGAATCTGTATAAAAGAAGCATTCAGCAAATATGGAATATATCACTGAAGGCAAAGTTGATAAAACTTTTAGCATAGTAAGGTAGATTGATTAACAACTAACATGGTCCGATTCAAGTTCCGTAGTTTCAAAAAGGCACAAGAGAATTCATATGTTGATATCCAGCCAATTTCCCTACCTTTAGCCTCCCGAGCAGCATTGTGATAAGACTGTATATCACGTGAAAGACTGCCAAGAAGAATATGAGGATGTGCAGTTGGTGCAATCCATTAACTGATATAAGTGGCTCGTATCCCTGTTAACAAGAATCTGATCATGACCAGTTCTCGATTGTCAATAAAACTGCTTAAGTTCAGTGGTGAGGAGGAGGATGAACTTACAGTCTTGCATTTATAATCAGAGGCAGTAGCTAAAGATCTGCGTTCGTACCATAAGAGTCTCCGGCGACTAGCTGTTGAGTCCTCCTCCTCATCAGCCACGCTACATGGCAACATTGTGTCTCCAACCTTTAGTGGAATACAAATTTTGGCAATGTAACTCTGCCCGAAAGTCAGGATCAGCGAAATAAAACCCAGAATCATCAACTCTGCAACAATTTCACACAGTCAAATGTCCATCCATAACTTGATAtttcttgcaaagtttcaaatCAGAAACCATTGAATCAGTTTCATGGACAAACAGGATTATTACCAGCTTTAACCTTCTCAAGAGCTTCAAACAGCGCTTTCTTGTGCCTATCCGTAAGCCACTGAAtcgaaagtttttttttttttttttttttttttttgtgtaagaAGAAAGTAAATCAAAAAGCACATAAAGCCACATTGTCAAATTAGCAAATTGCTCTTAACACAACACATTTACTTACTGGTTTCAAGTAAGCATTTGTACCGAAACAATACCGAAAATGATAAAAAACGAAAAGTAAATATAAAATTGTAAATTCATAAGCACCATGAAGGAGATAAATATCTAAGATGAAACATATTTAAGAATTATTGATATGAACCCTTTTCCCTTTCTCTGAAATTCAAGCATTTACACTTTCttaacacaaaaaaaaacttaataaatCATGAATTAACACAACGATCTGaataaaattagaattttttaaccaaaataAAAGGGTGTTATAAACAAAACGGACCCCAGAAAACTAATATGTTTCATTTCGTTTTccgagaaaagaaaaacagaagaaTAGTCAATTTGTAGCAACTTTTTCTACTCCAGAGGAAAAGAATAAACTATTGAAATTCACTGATACTGATGTAGCAGAAAGTGAAACTATGCTAGTACACAGAAAACTTGAGCTGCGATCTAAAATTTTTCAGCAAATTAACCATGGCAGCTATGTGAACAAAACCAGTTACCcagtaaaactgtaaaaaacgGACCAGAATTGAAAAAGGGTAGATTGTTCAACTGCAGATGCAGAGAAATTAAATTTACCGTTCCAACTTTGTGAAGGACCTTCTCCAAACCAAATGAGATGATGATGATAACAGCACAGACACCAGCAACAGCCCAGGTGGGTGTACGGTCGAGCTCCCTCGCGTGCGAGGTGGTCTCTTCTGCTCCCATTGCCGTACCCAGCAACCCAGCAACAATGCAGAAGCTCACACCCAGCAGAGAGAAAGGCGCCATCTTTTCGATTCTTGAGCTTCAGAGAGAAAGTAATCAGAGGCGACGGTGCTGCAATTGAACAATCTGGGCAACCTTAATTTTTGGAAGGATGGTGACTTTACTGAATTTCCTTCCTGGGTAATCTGCGTGATCTGCGGAGATGAAGAGAAAGAAATTCGAAGACTGAGGCTTTAAGAACAATGGAGAATGGTGAGTTGGTGATTAGGACAGGACACGGTTTCTTTACCCCATTTCCCAAATCaattcctccttcttctttcaaaAAGCAGCAGTTTTGATTTGGTGAAAAGGATGAGAGTAAATAATATGAATCAATGACTTTGGTTTTGTCTTAAATACGCGGTTAAACAAAACACTAAGCagattaattaaaaaagttggCAGTGTTTTAGTGGATTAAGACAGATTTGCTTGCATTGTGGCACTCTTCAAGGGAAAGAGATCATCTTCGGAGCTTTTCCACTAAAGTCATCAGATGTAATCTGAATtcttgaaatttaatcaaatgTCTAAAATTATTATACATTTTAAAGAGGACTCCTATTTTTAAtcgtttgattaaatttcaaaattttagatCATTTGATTTGGTGATCTTGATAAAAGGGATCCGAATAGATCTCTTTCCAAAGAGGATTGTCTGAATCGATCTCATAAGGTGAGTTGCTGATGTCAGACACTTTTGGATCCTAGCCGGATCCCCTTCTTGGGATCCTAAAGATCAATACACGTGGATCATTGATAAAAAATTATGCGGTCAtaattttttccttctttatatttttcatgtaaaatgagattattttattttaaaaaatataaaaagtatttaattaggaCCGCACGATTTTTTATCAACGGTCTACATATGTTGATCTCTAGGATCCCAGGGAGGGGATCTTGGGGGGGGGGAGCCGCCTTTACTCCTTCAGTTTGGTACTGTTGTCGGCTGGCGGAAGGTCTTGTCCTTTGACACTCATTAGAATTAAAAAAGCAAAACATAAAAAGCACATGGGAACGCGTGGATGAATTgtgatttatattattttttaactcATTAAATAAGTTTATTACACACCAACTCAGTCTATTCAGACCAGAAAATAAGACAACCGGTGATTAAACTAATGGAAAAGGATCTCGCCAGATCCTTTTTCTGAGAATTATAAGAATCTCTTGATCTGAATCCTCTATTATATATTGTACGATTAGTTTTggttaagtactatttatatttaattttaatgcATAATATACAATAGACGGTCCCGATTATAGAATCTTTAAGATTCACAGGAAAAGTATCTAGTGATGATCCTTTTCCTAAACTAATGGCATAAATGATCAGTTCTCTATTCTTTTTAGAGAGAGGCCGTGACCAGCAAGGAATTGAGATTCATTCTAAATCTCAGAGTCCAAGATCTTGAATTGGACCattctattttaattttatacctTTCATTATCCCATTTCACTAAGCCATCTCACAAAatactaaaaatttaaataattcgGATGTATTTCTCTCTTTTTAATGGTCGGGATTTTAGAGTCTATGGACTTTTGGGtattgaaatccaaagaaaatCTCTTTTTCCCGTAAGCAAGTGGgagtttagaaaaaaaaaaacattttcattccTTCAATATAATATGAGAAAGTGCCgttgttgcatgcatgaatcCATGATGTAAGGTTGTTTTTAGTCCATTGATGATGTCACAAAGAACATGTAAAGAGATGGGAGTTGTTGACATTGTATAGTGGCATCTATTGTGCTTGGAATGgtgactactgtttgtaccatacttgatcaatctTGAAACTATTGaataccggtcaacgttataccgttaaggatccagaagagtttccctccaactaggaggccaatcacagcgcgacacgtgtcgacatcagaaaccaatcatagcgcgacatgtgtcaacatcagaagccaatcacaacatgacacgtgtcaatgtcagaatgaaactagaaactctcttctataaatagagatcattctctcacaatatttcctaatgtcatttgtactaaatcattcactagtactcactaaaggagagattgaacctatgtacttatgtaaacccctcacaattaatgagaactcctctactccgtagacgtagccaatctggatgaaccacgtacatcttgtgtttgcttccatgtccctatccatttacatacttattcacactagtgactggagcaatctagcgaaggtcacaagctgaacattttctattgtaccaaagtcctcactgattttgtgcatcaacattagGCAATTATTATTTTCATGATATTATTGACACTTTGGCAATTCAAAAGTATGTGAGTTTCATATTACACTTCGTGATTTTACTCATTGAAAATTAGAATTTAGATTGATTAAGTGAGAGAACTGATCATGTGCCTAAACATTTGTCTTTCATATTCACAACAGCTTGCTCATTCGATGCAAATGAAGATATCATTAGAATTTAACTTCCTACATCGAGTTTTGGGTTTAGACCAGACTAATTCTTGCATGCATAATTAATTTTGTACAACATTATGTCAATTTTCCTCACCAATTGACTGTTGGTGGAAAGGTTGGCTCGATACAAGTCAAAATGAATGTGAAGAGAATCTCACATTAGAAAAATACAACATCATATGCCATTCTTAGAAACAAGGGAGTGTTGTAAGGACGTGTTACCTTGGCTTGCTTTgctaaggtggagattgttttCGTAACAGATTTGCCCGGAAACAAGCAAAAGATAGATGTGAAGAGAAACCCACTCTTCTTGGGTTTAAATAGAATTGGTTCATATCTAATTGCACCGTCCATTTCCTAATTCTCTAAATAAATTTGTGACCATTTCCTAATATGTCAATCTGTGAATTAATTCGTAGACGGGAAAAGGAAAGGTTGTAAGAAACTGACCAAACAAGAACCCATGCCTGTACAACCAACTTTTAGGGTATTTTTTTCCTGTACTTAGGAGTGCAACTTGTAAGTCACGATATTCCACTACAATAATATTTCGTGTCAATGATACAATATTACATggataaaaattaccaaattttcttattttattggaACGAAACATCACTATAACAATGTACTTGTATCATACAAGTCCTTACTAGGCTTGTAGCACATAGCTTTTAATTATGTCCGTGTCGTCTCCATTTGTAGACATTGTAAACGACCGAAACACATGTGCGTTAATAATGTCCATCGCTTATTTTCGGAAATGAAGCAACGTGCATGGAATGTAGCTCTAGGGTATATAATAGTCGTGTAAGAAAATGATACAGCAATAATCCACGTTAATACAATAATACTAGCTTACGAGAGTTACGAGTGTGACAACTAGctcttttgattttttatttgaaaaatcaaaaacagaaaaagtgttataaacttcttattttttaatatgattatgtaaatcctaaATTAGATTTGATCCTAATATTCTTCTCTATTAGGACTTGTTTtcattggaggagaaagatttcttctctcttattactataaataaaggcactgcgtagggggaataacacatcctctacacaaccatacaaacacatctctctctctctattttctcaGTGGCGCCGGCCGCCTCTCCTtatcagttaaatataggccacaacatgttatcagcatGCTCATACCGCtacgcttaggaatctgacattgaaattttctgcatcaaaccagttcatcaatatcatcatgtaatcaggttctttcaaaacaacggttattatttcaatatttttgcagcactgatagcatgaacattcatcaTAATGCATGatccaactttacgtttttcgaattttagattctacataaattgtatatgcattatatccataaatgttgaattatgtgaatttgatattgccatgaattgcatcaaatatatgtccattcattaaattatttatatgaatatgcattgaattaatATGGAATTTTAGGGTTTCGTTGAACACCCATCCATGTCGATGGGCTACCTTCCCCAAGTTGAGAACCTAAACCTGGAGCCACGGCTCCAAGCCCAAACTCTAAACCCAACTCCTAGACGGCGTCGCCCCCTTAAACCGTCGTGATGCATGGCCTACAGCCATGCCCAGCCACCATGGCTCATTCCCTGATGACTAGAAGTCGTCCCTGACAGAAATTGGACTGAGATTCACTCATCAAAATTTTTTGAAAATCCGATTTGAATTTTTCTAGGGTTTGGTTGTTGAAACATTGAGATTAAACCATTTCCGTTCACCACTGTGGTCGTTAACGACCACCGTGACTAGCCTCGAGTCCTACCAACCCAGACACGGCTGCCAGAAGTGGCTGCACTGGGCATATTCTCCAATGCACACACCCAACACAACTGGGATATGTGTTTGGTCTGACCCACGACCCTTTAGGTCTAGACATTTCTCGACCTATCagcattaagaaaaaaataaaaaattgggccTGCAAACCAAGCCCAGTTGTTGTTCACCCTAAACCCACTCGTGACACCAGCCCAATTGGGCTTTGGTGTCCCTATATCCCCACCGCATCAAAACCCAACCCCCATAGGGCTCTCGATGTTCCTTGCACCCTGATGCATTGGATCGCGTCCCAGGATCACTTACGCTACAAAGCAGCTGATCCGTGCCCTTAACAGGCCCTCTTGGACTACGCCCAGAAGGTTGGGCATGCTCCTACAACCCAAAAAAGTCTGCAATCTTTTATGTtgatttggctttttttttaggCAAgttggtttttatattttttttcacccacactatAAATTTGGCCCCAAgtcaaaataattaattcaactaTAATTATAGACctgaagttctatttgcattttttttttgttacatatttctgtatatatatttgcatttgtctgcaggaacatatgaacctgaagttcataaatATTTTGAAGCctgaagtttctagaaacatgatttgtttgaaaacttgaagttttccttaaaacatcacccatgaaaacccgaagttttttcatgtaaatttaaaccaatatGTGTATATTAAAACCTGAATGTTTTACTCCTATgtgaattgattgatttttttctccattacactgaccacatcttgtccatttgttttgtgataggaacatgtcgaatttaaACAAACTTGACTTTACCGCTTTGGACGTTTTTGGAAGAAACTACCTTAAGTGGGTCTAAAATGTGAAGCTTCACCTCATTGCAAAGAATTTGTGTCCCACCATTGAAGATGAGACGGACAACCCGGTTGGCGAAGCTAAGAAAGCcactgccatgatcttcatccgaagacatattcatgacgcACTACAAACCGAGTACCTTACTGAAGAGGATACACGAGCACTCTAGGTTGCTTTGATTGACCGCTTTGATCACTAAACGGACATCatcttgcctgaagcaaaacTTGACTGGCAGCATTTGCATTCCCAAGACTTCAaatctgtgaatgaatataactctgaagtttgtcgaatcagatcacttctcaagttctgtAACGAGATTTTGACAGAAGAGGATCTCCTGAAGAAGACATATTCGACCTTTTCTGTTGTTAATATTGTCCTGCATCAataatatagagctcagaagttcactaagttttcaaatttgatatttgttatagttctcgctgaaaagcagaatcagctgttgatgaaaaatcatcaagctcgacctactaggGCGACTACTGTGCTTGAAGCATATTATAGCATAAATAAACGCCCTAAACGCCAAAATAGGCATGGTAGAGGTGGCCCGAAGCCACCCTATCAAGGTCAATAAGGGCAAAGCCCATCTAAGGGAGGAAACTGAGCCTAGAAGCTCCCTAACCTCACTCCCAAggcccaaacttcaagaataagtgcaaagcacctgaaaccatggatgcgGACATGTGTTATCATTGTGGTTCAAATGACTATTCGTCCCGTGTTTGCCGAGCTCCCCAGAAGGTGTTTGCCGAGTCCccccttgttttttggtttaatttttgaataattttcctttatgttt
This window contains:
- the LOC103442622 gene encoding MLO-like protein 8 produces the protein MAPFSLLGVSFCIVAGLLGTAMGAEETTSHARELDRTPTWAVAGVCAVIIIISFGLEKVLHKVGTWLTDRHKKALFEALEKVKAELMILGFISLILTFGQSYIAKICIPLKVGDTMLPCSVADEEEDSTASRRRLLWYERRSLATASDYKCKTGYEPLISVNGLHQLHILIFFLAVFHVIYSLITMLLGRLKIRGWKQWEAETSTHNYEFSNDPSRFRLTHETSFVRAHTSFWTRIPFFFYVGCFFRQFFRSVSKSDYLTVRNGFITVHLGAGRKFNFQKYIKRSLEDDFKVVVGVSPVLWASFVIFLLLNVNGWQLLFWASLIPLMIILLVGTKLQAILTKMALEITEKHAVVQGIPLVQGSDKYFWFGRPHLILNLIHFALFQNAFQIIYFFWIWYSFGLNSCFHANFKLAIAKVILGVGVLCLCSYITLPLYALVTQMGSHMKKSIFDEQTSKALKKWHMAVKKKTHGSKSPTRTLGGGSSTISTKDSSSSGGPTLHRFKTTGHSTRSAAFEDQETSDLETDPLSPSSTNLIVRVDPFEQQTKINEPHDGEQTNIPDDFSFDKPAPDKEHNTREKY